tggtccgaatcggactattacttgatatagctccaatagcataacagttcttattcaatattctttgtttgccttaaaagagataccgcgcatagaactcgacaaatgcgatccatggtgggagggtatataagattcggaccggccgaacttagcacgctcttacttgtttttttttgcactatGAGACTTTTATTGTCTTTTTATTTGTATTAgaaatttatgcattttttccCTATCATTTCTAGTTCCCGGTGATGGCGGCAGCCAAGTTGATGCCCGCTTAAATAAGTCTTCCTCGCCAAATGTCTGGTGTGTCAAAACTTCAGATTGGTTCAATTTATGGTTAAATTTGGAACTAATTGTATTACCTGCTGTTTACTGTTGGGTCGATAATGTAAAACTGTACTATGACAATGTGACAAGAACCACACATAATACGCCTGGCGTTGATATACGCATACCAGGTTGGGGTAGTTCCGATGTGGTCGAGTGGATAGATCCCACACACAATAAGGCCGGAGCTTATTTCCGTACCATAGCGGCTATGTTGGTGGATCAGGGTTATACAAGGAATAAGAATATAAGAGGTGCTCCCTATGACTTTCGAAAAGCACCAAGTGAGTAATGTcatgaattaatttttaaataattattataaatttatttaattgttttttttttatcatttcagATGAGCATAAACAATTTTTCATTGATTTGAAAAAGCTGGTACAGGATACCTATGAGGAGAATAGTAAAACCCCTGTTACCTTTATTACGCATAGCATGGGCAGCCCTATGACATTGGTCTTTTTGCAACAACAAACCGAGGAATGGAAAACCAAATATGTGGAACGTCAAATCAGTTTAGCCGGTGCTTGGGCTGGCAGTATTAAAGCGTTAAAAGTCTTTGCCATGGGTGATGACTTGGACTCATTCTTCTTGAGTGGTAAGATTTTAAAAGATGAACAAATTACAAATCCTTCTACGGCTTGGTTATTGCCCTCGCCCCTCTTCTGGAAAAGTAATGATATTTTGGTAAAGACTCCCTCGCGGGTTTATACCATGGCACAATTGGAACAATATTTTGATGATATTGATTATCGTACCGGTTGGGAAATGCGCAAAGATACACTACATTATACATTGAATTTTAGTCCACCTGGTGTAGAATTGCATTGTCTCTATGGTGAAGGATTGGATACAGTTGAAAGGTGAGTGCTCAATGCTCTAAAGTTGCATATTTTTCTCTTATAATTTGTGTTCATTTATTAGGCTGGAATACAAAAAGGATGATATTGCTGGTGAAACACCCAAATTGATAATGGGCAATGGTGATGGCACTGTAAATAGACGTTCGCTGCGTGCCTGTCATCACTGGTATGGTTATCAATCGGCGAATATTTCAACACTGGCTCTTAGTAAAGTTGATCATATGGCCATTTTGGAGAGTCCAACTGTTTTGGAATATATTAAGAAAGTTATGAAGTTATAGacataaaattagaaaaactaggacaaaaaattaactttgatGGGATATTTAACTTCAACAGTTCTGGGGCTAGGTTTCCATATTACACAAAATAACTAACAATATGAACAAAACTCAAGTCCGCCCTGTAAAAAACTTTGACTAATTGcgaaattttatcttatttattataataattttataatttgtagggatttttttttaaggatgGCATGTCAATTATTGATATtataattttatgtgttttaatTTTAAGATCTTATAAAATGAAAACAGTGTGCTAAGTTTTTTGTTTATGGAAGTTGCAATAAATTTGGTCTAAgtcattttatgcattttttatgtaGTGTTGTCATATTGTGttccaatttatttgaaaaaatataaataaacgaGAGTTAAAAagacatttttctaaaaaaaccaTAGACATTGCCCAGAAAATCTCTAGCATTCTTAACGtagagaaattttgaaaaataatattgcataattgtaaaattttgagaaaaagagGAAAGACTTTTAAAACGTGTAAAGACAAGGCAGGCGATATGGGGTTATCAATCTTACCACTGCATAAATGTTTTTTCCACATGTTTTGCGTTACATTTATTCGatcttgaaataattcatacaatcgcATACGGTTCGGCTGCAGATTGTATGGTTCTCTGTTTCTATAAcatatagaaaaacaaaaaactttcacAAATCCTATTCTGGTTGGTGCCAGACGAAATCAAGGATACCTGTCAATGCTATTGACAACAACGCACTTTTgactaacttaaaaaaaaaggttttttgttttcctatttgtaatagaaaccgAGAATTCTATGATCTGCAGACGaaaaatatccgattgtatgaatgtttttatacccaccattgatggatgggggtatattcattttgtcattccgtttgcaacacatcgaaatatccatttccgaccctataaagtatatatattctcgattagcgtaaaaatctaagatgatctagacatgtacgtccgtctgtctgttgaaatcacgccacagtcttcaaaaatagagatattgagctgaaactttgcacagattctttttttgtccataagcaggttaagttcgaagatgggctatttcggactatatcttgatatagcccccatatagaccgatccgccgatttagggtcttaggccaataaaagccacatttattatccgattttgctgaaatttgggacagtgagttatgttaggcccttcgacatccttcgtcaatttggctcagatcggtccatatttgaatacagctgtcatatagaccgatcctccgatttagggtcttaggccaataaaagccacatttattatccgatgtcgctgaaatttaggacagtgagttatgttaaccccttgacatactggcacagatcggttcagatttggatatagctgccacatagaccgttctctcggtttaaggttttggggccataaaaagcgcatttattttccgatgttgctgaaatttgggacagagagttaagttaagccccaccacatatttctgcaatttggtctagaccgatcaagatttgcatattgctgcgaccgcatattgccatatagaccgatatctcgatttaaagtcttggccccaaaaaaggctcatttataatccgatttaactgaaatttgacacagtgacttatgttaggcttttcgacatccatgtcgtatttggttcagatcggtttatttttagatatagctactaaaaagaccaatattttgttatacacaattgaacagtgacttgtactttttagtatttggtccaaatcggatcctatttcgatataactgctatggggcataaggtatgcaatttttaccggattttgatgaaaggtggtttacatatatacccgaggtggcgggtatacaacttaacgcctttttacttgtttgtttttttttttgttgttttggcaACAGTATACTTAATACCCATGGTATGTTCCATTATATATACAGACCAATGAACTCTTGTAACATGGATGGGTGCATCCTGGGTTGAATGGTTGGCTCGCCCTGAAAGGTGAGTTCGCTCGGAAGCCAGTCCGGCCCATTTTTACACCCTGGTAAGTAAAGGAAAAAGGAACACTAGGTGGCCCgcatgggataactatgagcaccacataaTCTGGAACGTTGAGCTCCAATATATGTGGTATTTatcgttatcatgagaagctcCCCAAGTTGCAGattgtggaatgctccatacagagtagctgcaattacAGTCGCAGATAATCAGCAATATGGTGTGGAGAGTCTTAAGTAAGAGGCCGGGTGGAACAGCACAGTACAATATCTCCATTAGTCGGAAAACAGTAGCCCTTCTCTAAAATACTAATGAAAGATGACTTTACAAGGGAGCTCATACACACTCAACTTCTAGCATCTTGCATTATAGAAGGCGTAAAAGAGAGCATTTTGTTAGCCAATGCAAATGCCTCTAGCCTTTCCATGAAAATATCTCAGAATAAGGCTATATGAATGTGATGTAATACATTTGTCTCTTtagtatcatttttataccctacttcttgaacctctagagggcgcaattctcatccgatttggctgaaattttgtacaacagcttctctcatgaccttcaacatacgtgtctaatatagtctgaatcgatcaacagcttgatacagctcccatataaacctatctcccgattttgcttcttgagcacctacaaggcgcaattcttatccgaatgaactgaaatattacacaatgacttccacaaagttcagcattcatttatggtccgaatcggattataacttaatataacgccaatagcataacagttcttatacaATATTCTaggtttgtctaaaaagagataccgcgcatagaactcgacaaatgcgatcaatggtggagggtatataagattcagccgggcccgaacttagcacgctcttacttgtttttcatagaaTGCTAAGATCTTGAAGGTAATAGCAGAAATgatcgtgcaaaatgtcagccaaatcggataagaattgcgctatctAGGGACtaaagaagtttaatcgggtgatgggtttatatgggagctaaatcaggttatggaccgatttgtaccacacTTGGCATGAATATTGGCGATCATAGGAGAAgccattgtggaaaattttatgcaattcggataataattgcaccctgcAGGGATTCAAGACATCAACtccgagatcggtgtatatggaagctataactttACACTGATTGAACTTTCCTATTTACGAAATAGCTGCAGTTGAAACCAGGAATTCGGAGCGGAGCAGGCCTAATTTTGCCAGAGCGGGAGCGTCATTTTTAAAATCGAGAGCAGTTTCCAATCTCAAAATACGCTCTGCTTCgacaaaataaaaaccttttatatacacatttttataccctccaccatagaatggcgggtatactaatttcgtcattctgtttgtaaatactcgaaatattcgtctgagaccccataaagtatttatattcatgatcgacgcgacattttatgtcgatctagccatgtccgtccgtctgtctgtcgaaagcacgctaacttccgaaggagtaaagctagccgcttgaaattttgcacaaatacttcttaatagtgtgggtcggttggtattgtaaatgggccatatcggtccatgttttgatatagctgccatataaaccgatcttgggtcttgacttcttgagcctctagagtgcgcaattcttatccgattggaatggaatttcgcacgacgtgttttgttatgacttccaataactgtgccaagtatggttcaaatcggtctataacctgatatagctgccatgtaaaccgatcttgacttcttgagccactagagggcgcaattcttatccgatttgaatgaaattttgcacgaagtattttattatgataaccaacaagtgtgccaagtatggttcaaatcgattcataacctgatatagctgtcatataaaccgatcttgggtcttaacttcttgagtctctagagggcgcgcaattcttatccgatttgaatgtatttttccacgaagtattttgttatgatatccaacaactgtgccaagtatggttcaaatcggtttggctccaacatataatttaattgtggtccaaaccggaccatatcttgatatcgctccaatagcagagcaaatattttcttatatccttttttgcctaagaagagatgacgggaaaagaactcgacaaatgcgatccatggtggagggtatataagattcggcccggcggaacttagcacgcttttacttgtttttggttaaCAAACTTTGTTATTTTGGCGAATTGGAATAAAAgtgattaaattttaaaaccagATAACTTTAGAGTTAACTTTCGTATAATCGTTATCAAAAACACATTTgagaaccgatttccaccagtTTTAAAAATTGTCGTCATCAAGTCAAGGCAAGTAAAAacgagctaagttcggtcgggcggaatcgatttgaacgatttctctttataggcagcaACTAAAAGGGATCAAGCAACAAATtccatggatttttatacccaccaccataccattagagggtatattcatttaattatTCCGTTTGTAGAACACTGATATATCCATTTttgaccctaaaaagtataacgatgtccgtgtttcTGTCCGTTGTAATCACGAAATGACATTCGaaagttgagatattgagctacacgtaggttaagttcttaatttgcaaaatcggttaggttagggttagggttagggtcttaagccgcttttattgtccgatttcgctgaaatttaagaccgtgagttgcattaggtccCCCGATAAATGAAcggaatatggcccatatcgggcCATAATTAGATCTAACTGTGATATAGACCGAGCTACCGGTTTTAGATCTTAAGACCATAACAGGCGCGCTTAGcacccgattttattgaaatatagaacagtgagttttatttggACTGTCGACATACATcatgtccagatcggactatttttagatatagttggcTTAAAGGACAACCTGCCTTTTGGGGTTTTTAAtcccatttattacccgttttcgataaaatttggaacagtcagtTTTATTTTGACCGTCGACGTCCAAACCGAATATGGGCCTGAAAGGTACATGTTAGGATATAGTTATTATATACGATTTGCTGaattagggttttaagcccctAAAAGTCCCATATATTAtgagatttcgctgaaatttgagacattgattTGGTCTAGGCTTCTCGTTGTCTGTACTGAACATGATCGAACTACTGCTGATTTAGGTCTTAATATCATAAAAATCCGTATttccctatttcgctgaaatttagaacaatgacttggactaaatttcccatttgtccaaacaaaatttgtaccaaatcagaccatattttccCATAAATTTCGAACATGGAGTTGTTGTAGGCCATTTGGTATGCGAACGgcgtatggtccatatcagaccatatttgtatatagctgccaaatggaccgatctgtaatCATAAGCCATAAAGTCCTCGTTTATAACATGATTTCCCTGACATTTGAAACTGTGAATTGTATAAGGCTTCTCGGTACCTGAATTGAATATGATCAAAATCGGCTTGTACGTGGTTATTTATATAGATATAGAAGGTTTTCGgaaggcttaaattaacccactgtttcaaatttcgggtaataaataaagtttttatgggcttcagatcctttatcggcaaatcggtctaaatggcaactatatctagatatagtccgatctgaaccgtatttatGTGTTATATTGGAAGGCCTTAAACTaatcaccgtttcaaatttcaacgaaatcggttaaaaaataaacctttttgggcttcaaacccttaaccggcagatcgatttatatggcagctatatctaaatatagtccgaacttaaCAATATTTAGGCCAGATGtagggccaaatttcagcgaaatcggataaacaataaagcatttatggacattagaccctttaccggcagatcgctctatattgaagctatatccaaatttggtccgatatgggccatttaatatctcaatttttgaaggctgcagagtgattacaagggacggacggacagacacacggatatcgttaaaacgacttagaattttacgacgatccgaaatatattagggtcggaaattgatatttcgatgtgttgcaaacggaatgactaaatgaatataccccctatcctacggtagtgagtataaaaatgtatatataattttaagaaaattgcaaCATAAATTTGTTTAATCAATGTGAAAACTGTTATTTGTCACTGTTCAGTGCTAATTTTACAAAAACCACACCGAATTGAACAAAAACCACACACAATACTTAATATAAAGTGGATAGCATTAAAGAAAGAAATGTTCTACATTAAATTTCATTACGAGTCGCCGAAGAAACGAACTAATAAATAAGCAATTAAATTTGGCCACCAATTTCagtatacaaatattttggcTTAATTTCGAACGTTTATACATTGTCCCAAGAACCTCTTGTTAGGGGTATATCACTTTTTTccaagtatatatgtaaactgaACTGTTTAAACTTGATTTAAAAGTTGTTGTCCACTCAATATATTTAGGAATCCTTTAACATGTCTTCGGCTATTCATTTTTATGTTGTGTGGTATTTGTATTTACTCATAACTTATTGATTATTTTCcacttttcatagaaatcttgtTAGCTGCGTACGTGATCGAGTGATTGTGTAAAGTCTTAGGACTACCTCAATAGTAGAATGTCTCCAATACCTGTTACCCTATCCCTATGCCTTGTGTAATTCGGTTTTCCAATTCTGACGCATTTGTCAACACGCatacaaatttagaaaaatgatGTTTACTCTGAAAACAAGTGGCCATGCTTATTGGTCAAATGAATATTCAATTTGTGCACACTTCCTGATTGACCCGTGTACTTCCCAACCTTGGTCAATGGAAAATATCTTATGGCGTTATCCAACAAACCAATCATCCATCCTTACTTCCTTACTTTGTTGTGCTGTAATCTGCATAATTCGGTATCGTTGTTCCATTTCCTTTCTGATGCAGTTTACGTGACAATTCACATAagactgtctgtccgttcacAAAATTGGGTTAAGcaaataaagtatttttgatGTTTGAGGCCCAGGTTTCCTTTCATCGTTGATGGGGATACATAagcaaatcaataaaaatattggGTCACAGCAAGTGTCCTTGAgtgttgaaaaataaaatgaggtATTTTTCCGTTTGTTTGTAAGGATTGTTGGTGTGATACTTTAGGTGTGATATTTTGCTAAAACGCAGTAACATTAATGCAAAGCAACAAAGTTTGTATAGTAGTCGCATCCGGGAAGACAGAAAGACATCGTCCTTGGAATGCTTAATGAGGGATGATATTACGAAAGGACACACAAGGTGGCCACAACAATTTGAGTAAACTTTTTGTGATGAAATCAAGCAAATAAGGTTTCATGGAAACGTGTTGATGGATTAGCTAAGACAAGATAATATAGTGATGATGGTCATTTTAATTGTTCAAGAGTATTAACATCACAACAAAGAGTAATTATCATAGATAATGAATTAAAAAAGAACTCTATAGCAGAAACAATTATCTCAATTATTTACAAATTGTTCGAAAACTGTTAAGAATGTtattaaaaaatctaaatttcttgCAATTCTTTTACACATTTCACAAAGGCTTGTTTAAATTGTCTTAAAATGATCAAAGAAGGTAAGGTCTAACGCGTAGCCTGCCAATACATCGACTTCAAATCCAGTCCACCCGTTGGGAAGGGTACTTTAATTATCCTCTCAGTTGGGGAAGGATACTTTCATTGCCCTCTCTCATGAGAAACGGTACTTTTATTATTctctcccttgggaaagggtacttttattgccctttctcttgacaaagggtacttttatcaccccttctcttgggaaaggataagttttactatacttttttggaaagggtacttttattactgtttctcttgggaaagggtacttttattaccctttatcTTGGCAAacggtacttttattaccctttatcttgggaaatggtacttttATTACTCTTTCATTTGGCAAGGGGTCCTTtagttaccctttcccttgggatagGATATTCTTATTACGCATTctcttgggaaagagtacttttattaccctttctatTGGGAGAGGATAATT
The Stomoxys calcitrans chromosome 3, idStoCalc2.1, whole genome shotgun sequence genome window above contains:
- the LOC106084508 gene encoding phospholipase A2 group XV; the encoded protein is MRHHILLLIVFLTVLHAGQAFWPFSRRKSTTPSPLNKDGKRLSPVIFVPGDGGSQVDARLNKSSSPNVWCVKTSDWFNLWLNLELIVLPAVYCWVDNVKLYYDNVTRTTHNTPGVDIRIPGWGSSDVVEWIDPTHNKAGAYFRTIAAMLVDQGYTRNKNIRGAPYDFRKAPNEHKQFFIDLKKLVQDTYEENSKTPVTFITHSMGSPMTLVFLQQQTEEWKTKYVERQISLAGAWAGSIKALKVFAMGDDLDSFFLSGKILKDEQITNPSTAWLLPSPLFWKSNDILVKTPSRVYTMAQLEQYFDDIDYRTGWEMRKDTLHYTLNFSPPGVELHCLYGEGLDTVERLEYKKDDIAGETPKLIMGNGDGTVNRRSLRACHHWYGYQSANISTLALSKVDHMAILESPTVLEYIKKVMKL